From a single Cryomorphaceae bacterium 1068 genomic region:
- a CDS encoding AI-2E family transporter, translated as MKSSLNITSVIRLAVLALLVLWAFFIVTPFIGALTWALILAVAIYPFFQKLVNKAGEKRKKMVTTIFTLVTVAILAVPSYYIFSSVLESTTAVVEQFREGTLVVPPPTEQVKEWPLGDKIYGAWDKASTDLKAFAFAHQDFITEKAGGIINSFLGIMGTLVLFIVSLLIAVAFMYNADGAYTTSLKLANKLVGKDGMEVLIMSRNTIRSVVKGILLVAIIQSVLSFVGFQLIGLPAPGVFAIVVLFAAIVQVPVTIVVIPAIILAFSLSDNTTYTIIFTVYIVIVSLLDNFLKPILLAKGLQTPTIIIFLGAIGGVLLHGIVGLFVGTVVLALTHRFYLYWVNSPEEG; from the coding sequence ATGAAAAGTTCCTTGAACATCACTTCCGTCATCAGGCTGGCAGTCTTAGCACTACTCGTCCTCTGGGCGTTTTTTATCGTCACCCCTTTTATCGGGGCCTTGACTTGGGCCTTGATATTGGCAGTAGCCATCTATCCGTTTTTCCAAAAATTGGTGAACAAAGCCGGAGAGAAACGCAAAAAGATGGTGACCACGATTTTTACCCTTGTTACGGTGGCCATTCTGGCGGTTCCCTCCTACTACATCTTCAGCTCGGTGCTCGAATCTACCACTGCCGTGGTCGAACAGTTCAGGGAAGGCACCTTGGTAGTGCCACCTCCCACAGAACAGGTGAAGGAGTGGCCTCTGGGCGATAAAATATACGGAGCCTGGGATAAGGCTTCTACAGACCTCAAGGCTTTTGCCTTTGCGCATCAAGATTTCATTACCGAAAAAGCAGGTGGGATCATCAACAGCTTCTTAGGAATTATGGGAACGCTGGTGCTGTTTATCGTCTCCTTGCTTATCGCGGTGGCCTTTATGTACAATGCCGATGGGGCTTATACTACCTCGCTAAAACTGGCCAATAAGTTGGTAGGCAAAGATGGCATGGAAGTCTTGATCATGTCGCGCAATACCATCAGAAGTGTGGTCAAGGGCATTCTCTTGGTGGCCATTATTCAATCGGTATTGAGTTTCGTCGGTTTTCAACTCATTGGCTTACCCGCCCCGGGTGTGTTTGCCATCGTTGTCTTGTTTGCCGCTATTGTGCAAGTACCGGTCACCATCGTGGTGATCCCTGCCATCATCTTGGCGTTTTCCCTTTCGGACAATACGACCTACACCATCATCTTTACCGTTTATATCGTCATCGTATCGCTATTGGACAATTTCCTAAAGCCCATACTACTGGCCAAGGGATTGCAAACCCCCACCATCATCATCTTTCTTGGTGCCATCGGGGGCGTTCTTCTTCACGGCATTGTCGGCTTATTTGTGGGTACGGTTGTTTTGGCGCTCACCCATCGATTCTACCTCTACTGGGTCAATAGCCCCGAAGAGGGTTAG
- a CDS encoding alpha/beta hydrolase, translated as MKALKKVGKWLLYMIGGVVAFAVVVLITIRINSSGEEEPFLDEDGEIVANSIAIHENIDVNGVPQRITIRGRDVSNPILLRVHGGPGSAVPPVISRINGFDLEDLFTVCYWEQRGAGIAYTTDIPDSTITLNQIVSDGLLVTDYLRKKFDKEKIFIEGSSWGTAVSAFMVQENPEFFHAYIGIGQMANQPLSEKLSYDFAMTQAQSQNDTVSIRQLNKIGRPPYPNKSNEEMAEACNVQRTVVTKYERPRINADFSGIKALLLDNSMTFDEKLSPNQDVPAFRLLWPTCFQINLMRDIPKWEIPVYIMHGDNDHFTETSLAKAYFDSLEAPSKEWFLFEDATHPVQFEYPEKYRSIYIDEILR; from the coding sequence ATGAAAGCATTAAAAAAAGTCGGGAAGTGGTTGCTCTACATGATTGGTGGAGTTGTAGCTTTTGCAGTGGTCGTGCTTATCACCATAAGAATCAACAGTTCTGGGGAAGAGGAACCCTTTCTGGATGAGGATGGAGAAATAGTCGCAAATAGTATCGCAATTCACGAAAATATTGATGTCAATGGAGTTCCTCAGCGGATCACCATAAGAGGAAGAGATGTCAGCAACCCCATATTACTGCGAGTACATGGAGGACCGGGAAGTGCCGTACCACCCGTTATTTCCAGAATCAATGGATTTGATTTAGAAGATCTATTTACCGTTTGCTATTGGGAGCAGCGTGGCGCTGGAATAGCTTACACGACTGACATTCCTGATTCAACGATTACGCTCAACCAAATTGTAAGTGACGGACTTTTGGTTACTGATTATCTCAGAAAGAAATTTGACAAGGAGAAGATCTTCATTGAAGGCTCCTCATGGGGCACGGCTGTAAGCGCCTTTATGGTTCAGGAAAATCCTGAGTTTTTCCATGCGTATATCGGGATAGGCCAAATGGCCAATCAGCCTTTATCAGAAAAACTATCCTATGATTTTGCCATGACGCAAGCTCAAAGCCAAAATGATACTGTTTCTATCAGACAATTGAATAAAATAGGACGACCACCTTATCCGAACAAATCAAATGAAGAAATGGCAGAGGCTTGCAATGTGCAGCGAACCGTTGTAACGAAATACGAAAGGCCTAGAATCAATGCGGACTTTAGCGGTATTAAAGCGCTCTTATTGGACAACAGCATGACCTTCGACGAGAAGCTAAGCCCCAATCAAGATGTTCCCGCGTTTCGGTTATTGTGGCCTACATGCTTTCAAATAAATCTCATGAGAGATATTCCCAAATGGGAAATACCTGTTTACATCATGCATGGCGACAATGACCACTTTACGGAAACTTCATTGGCCAAAGCCTATTTTGATTCGCTGGAGGCTCCATCAAAAGAATGGTTCCTCTTTGAAGATGCCACTCATCCCGTGCAGTTTGAGTATCCCGAGAAATACCGTTCGATCTATATTGATGAAATACTACGGTAA
- a CDS encoding efflux transporter outer membrane subunit, with protein sequence MPRVYLKYGLILGAALWFSSCRIQKDYVAPPVEEAADFRDNTAADSSSFADVSWWEIFNDSTLVNLIDEGLDRNLALLNTVSLIKQSQLQLDIAKTQLYPSVNYGVSGDIGANTAESGTTQNALAAANVSYTLDIWGRIRNQNEAALQVYLATEMAYNQVKATLVSQIATIYFTLRDIDNKIIISENMLGSLTEFRDIIQARYDAGFISKVDLNQVIIQQKEAEVTLQALFRGRRQVENALSILLASAPKSIPRGLLLQEQVFPSEFPTGVPAGLLQRRPSILIAERQLRAQLAIIGATEALLYPNFTISLDLGAQLTNPTLLFSSLAGNLAGPIFNKGRIKSSIEFEEERYIQLVNQYEQGYLQAFQEVEDALIAIDTYRREYEIRQEQLDLAQEALDLSWVRYNEGVTSFLEFINLQNSLFSSQLIASESYKLHLESVVRLYLALGGGWPNENQPQN encoded by the coding sequence ATGCCTAGAGTCTATCTAAAATATGGCCTGATCCTTGGCGCTGCTCTCTGGTTTTCGTCTTGCCGAATACAGAAAGACTACGTAGCGCCGCCCGTAGAAGAAGCGGCCGATTTCCGCGATAATACCGCGGCAGACAGCAGCAGCTTTGCCGATGTATCGTGGTGGGAGATTTTTAATGACTCCACCCTGGTCAATTTGATTGACGAAGGACTGGACAGAAACTTAGCGCTACTGAATACGGTTAGCTTAATCAAGCAATCGCAGCTTCAACTGGACATTGCCAAAACACAGCTCTACCCGAGTGTCAACTACGGCGTGAGTGGCGATATTGGTGCCAACACCGCCGAATCGGGAACCACCCAAAATGCCCTTGCGGCGGCAAATGTGTCCTACACATTGGATATTTGGGGCAGAATCAGAAATCAGAACGAAGCAGCTCTGCAGGTGTATCTGGCCACAGAGATGGCCTACAACCAAGTGAAGGCCACCTTGGTTTCTCAAATTGCCACCATCTATTTTACGCTGAGGGATATCGACAATAAGATCATCATTTCAGAAAACATGCTGGGTTCCTTGACCGAATTCAGAGACATTATACAAGCTCGGTACGATGCGGGCTTTATTTCCAAAGTGGATTTGAATCAGGTCATCATCCAGCAAAAAGAAGCGGAAGTCACCCTACAAGCCTTATTCCGTGGTAGAAGACAAGTGGAAAATGCGCTAAGCATCCTATTGGCGTCAGCCCCAAAATCCATTCCCAGAGGACTTTTGCTTCAGGAACAGGTTTTCCCTTCAGAATTTCCCACGGGGGTTCCCGCGGGATTGCTGCAACGCCGTCCCTCGATATTGATAGCCGAAAGACAGCTAAGAGCACAATTGGCCATTATCGGGGCTACCGAAGCACTGCTGTACCCAAACTTTACCATCTCCTTAGATCTGGGAGCGCAATTGACCAACCCTACCCTGCTCTTCAGTTCGCTGGCGGGAAATTTAGCCGGCCCGATTTTCAACAAAGGGCGCATCAAAAGCTCCATTGAATTTGAAGAAGAAAGATACATCCAACTGGTCAATCAGTACGAACAAGGCTACTTGCAGGCATTTCAAGAGGTGGAAGATGCCCTGATAGCCATTGACACCTACCGCAGGGAATACGAAATAAGGCAAGAACAATTGGATCTGGCACAGGAAGCCCTCGACTTATCTTGGGTGCGCTACAACGAAGGAGTAACCTCTTTCCTGGAATTTATCAATTTGCAGAACTCCCTATTTAGCTCCCAACTCATTGCATCCGAAAGTTATAAATTGCACCTTGAGTCCGTCGTAAGATTATACTTGGCCTTGGGAGGCGGATGGCCAAATGAAAACCAACCACAGAATTAA
- a CDS encoding serine hydrolase gives MNRKALLVVLAMALFACSENEAPKSETSDEKEVLIRQLTAELDSMSTANGFIGFAVAIANEEGTLYTHGFGYANMDTKEKYTENTIQHIASVSKTSIGLALMKAKEMGKLKLDDPIENYLPFQVVNPFHPEGKITIRHLATHTSGINDTEQYMDHAWVLTEYRGSEKASSDYYAQVLNPSMENVPMETYLKSYLEEGGAYYQPDNYIDFKAGERYNYSNIGATLAAFIIEQATGKAFDEFTTEHIYKPLQMNSTGWSLEDVDVSKHSRLYRSDSTLLPFYTAITYPDGMLITSSSDMARYATELIKGYRGEGTILSKESYAAYFKAQLEEKHFEEGSRDPNHPYDGDYDPAIFIGHSALGYVGHSGGDAGVSTWFYFNKEKSLGTYMVMNTDIGDRKTELEYYAIWDKIVAYASELDQ, from the coding sequence ATGAACAGAAAAGCACTACTTGTCGTCCTTGCCATGGCCTTATTCGCTTGCAGCGAGAACGAAGCTCCCAAGAGCGAAACGTCTGATGAGAAAGAAGTACTCATCAGGCAACTTACCGCAGAGCTCGATTCGATGAGTACTGCTAACGGCTTCATTGGTTTCGCGGTAGCCATCGCCAATGAAGAAGGAACACTTTATACCCACGGTTTTGGCTATGCCAATATGGATACCAAAGAGAAATACACGGAAAACACGATCCAGCACATCGCTTCCGTATCCAAGACATCTATCGGACTAGCTTTGATGAAGGCGAAGGAAATGGGCAAATTGAAATTGGATGATCCCATCGAAAACTACCTTCCTTTTCAGGTGGTCAACCCTTTCCACCCTGAGGGAAAAATCACCATACGGCATTTGGCTACGCATACCTCGGGCATTAACGATACGGAGCAGTATATGGATCATGCTTGGGTGCTGACCGAATACCGGGGTTCTGAAAAGGCGAGTAGCGATTATTACGCACAAGTGCTCAATCCCTCAATGGAAAACGTGCCGATGGAAACCTACCTCAAAAGCTATTTGGAAGAAGGTGGAGCGTATTACCAGCCCGACAATTACATTGACTTCAAAGCGGGAGAACGGTACAACTACTCCAACATTGGCGCCACCTTGGCGGCTTTCATCATAGAACAAGCCACGGGCAAAGCCTTTGACGAATTCACGACCGAACACATCTACAAGCCATTGCAGATGAACTCAACGGGTTGGTCGTTGGAAGATGTAGACGTATCCAAACACTCTCGACTTTACCGAAGCGATTCTACCCTGCTGCCCTTTTACACCGCCATTACCTATCCCGATGGTATGTTGATCACTTCGAGTAGCGATATGGCCAGATACGCCACTGAGTTGATAAAAGGCTACCGCGGAGAAGGCACAATCCTAAGCAAGGAAAGTTATGCGGCGTACTTCAAAGCTCAACTCGAAGAAAAACACTTTGAAGAAGGCAGCCGTGACCCCAATCATCCGTATGACGGTGATTATGATCCTGCCATTTTCATTGGCCATAGCGCATTGGGCTACGTAGGCCATTCGGGAGGCGATGCGGGCGTTTCTACCTGGTTTTACTTCAACAAGGAAAAATCTCTAGGCACATATATGGTAATGAATACGGATATTGGCGATCGTAAAACAGAGTTGGAGTACTACGCCATTTGGGATAAAATAGTAGCATACGCAAGTGAGCTAGATCAATAA
- a CDS encoding redoxin domain-containing protein, with product MLKKSLIAFAMLIQVSLFGQLPDGSTAPDFTLTDYYGTEHNLYSYLEDGKTVILEIFAAHCPACWNFHQTHRLKNLYNAYGPEGTDELVVLALEHDQWNSHAAFIGDGPPWVTQGNWLDGTPFPIFDVEDPDRGVFEDYNITGYPIVFKICPDGITERIFTSESEELIYEKVQECQAALSVNEALDLGAIYFDPLSRSLKIDKYQDVQAVRVMSITGQVVQSINAVSSPAIAIDQMPAGIYFFEVRTDYGSVVKKFYLD from the coding sequence ATGTTAAAGAAATCTTTAATCGCGTTTGCAATGTTGATTCAGGTGAGCCTGTTCGGACAGCTTCCCGACGGAAGCACTGCGCCCGACTTTACCTTGACCGACTATTACGGAACGGAGCACAACCTCTATTCTTACTTGGAGGACGGAAAGACGGTCATCCTTGAGATTTTTGCCGCGCACTGTCCCGCCTGTTGGAACTTCCACCAAACGCACCGATTAAAAAACCTTTACAACGCTTACGGCCCTGAAGGAACCGATGAATTAGTGGTGTTGGCCTTGGAGCACGATCAATGGAACTCGCACGCGGCTTTCATCGGCGACGGGCCACCTTGGGTTACGCAAGGTAATTGGTTGGATGGAACTCCATTCCCGATTTTTGACGTGGAAGACCCCGATCGTGGTGTATTTGAAGACTACAACATAACGGGCTACCCCATCGTATTCAAAATTTGTCCCGATGGCATTACGGAGAGAATCTTCACTTCAGAATCCGAGGAGTTGATCTACGAAAAGGTGCAGGAATGTCAGGCGGCCCTTTCGGTAAATGAAGCTTTGGATCTCGGGGCCATCTATTTTGATCCCTTATCGAGAAGTCTTAAAATCGACAAATATCAAGATGTGCAAGCAGTGCGGGTAATGTCCATTACCGGACAGGTGGTTCAATCCATCAATGCTGTCAGCTCTCCGGCCATCGCCATAGACCAAATGCCTGCCGGGATTTATTTCTTTGAAGTCCGAACGGATTATGGTTCAGTGGTAAAGAAATTTTATTTGGATTAG
- a CDS encoding T9SS type A sorting domain-containing protein: MKKLILFYALLLSANLMFAQTWEPMASLPGGPLDARHHPITFSVDGYGYLLAGAVNGMPSDDFMRYEASTDSWETLPDFPGAPRSFSYATSRGTKAYVGFGGAVGVAFDDLWEYDTETEEWTQLADCPCQPRYHPAFIQLDDKIYIGLGNNPTNLDDWWEYDIPTDTWTQKDDLPGPERHHPFYFGIDGIAYVGFGHGNNVNNNVNILNDFYKFDPATDEWTQLNDFPGEARVAGTQFDYNGKGYVLSGDGDNHSFMPQGEFWEYEPETDEWTELTSHPGSSRWAPGNFIIDNYVYFMCGLSNVQLESDMMRFELEPIVTSVRDEAAESVGVFPNPAESFINIDADITEFSEIRLVNSYGQSVRTVNRKQINLEDLPGGMYFLQFFKEDLIATSKIMVIR; this comes from the coding sequence ATGAAAAAACTTATACTATTCTACGCGCTTCTTTTATCTGCAAACTTGATGTTTGCACAGACATGGGAGCCAATGGCTTCATTGCCGGGAGGTCCTTTGGACGCTCGCCATCATCCCATTACCTTTTCTGTTGATGGATACGGGTATCTTCTCGCGGGTGCTGTGAATGGTATGCCATCCGATGACTTTATGCGGTATGAAGCATCGACTGATTCTTGGGAAACTCTTCCTGACTTTCCCGGTGCTCCTCGTAGCTTCTCATACGCCACCTCGCGAGGAACCAAAGCATATGTGGGCTTTGGCGGAGCTGTTGGAGTGGCTTTCGATGACCTTTGGGAGTATGATACTGAAACAGAAGAATGGACACAATTGGCCGACTGTCCGTGCCAACCACGCTACCACCCTGCCTTTATCCAATTGGATGATAAGATCTACATCGGTTTAGGAAACAACCCAACCAACTTAGACGATTGGTGGGAGTATGACATCCCTACAGATACTTGGACGCAAAAAGACGATTTGCCAGGACCAGAGAGACACCACCCTTTTTATTTCGGTATTGATGGTATCGCTTACGTTGGCTTTGGCCATGGAAATAATGTGAACAACAACGTCAATATTTTGAACGACTTCTACAAGTTTGATCCTGCAACGGATGAGTGGACACAACTGAACGACTTCCCCGGTGAGGCTCGTGTAGCAGGTACTCAATTTGATTACAACGGAAAAGGATATGTACTAAGTGGTGACGGGGATAATCACTCATTTATGCCGCAAGGCGAGTTTTGGGAATATGAGCCTGAAACCGATGAGTGGACTGAATTGACCTCGCACCCCGGGAGTAGTCGCTGGGCGCCGGGTAACTTCATCATTGACAACTATGTCTACTTTATGTGTGGTCTCAGTAACGTGCAATTGGAAAGTGATATGATGCGATTCGAGCTGGAACCTATCGTTACCTCAGTGCGTGACGAGGCGGCTGAGTCTGTAGGTGTTTTTCCCAATCCGGCAGAAAGCTTCATCAATATTGATGCTGACATCACCGAATTTTCTGAAATACGCTTGGTAAATAGCTATGGACAGAGTGTGCGAACAGTCAACCGCAAACAGATTAATTTGGAAGATCTACCGGGAGGAATGTATTTCCTGCAGTTTTTCAAAGAAGATTTGATCGCTACATCCAAGATTATGGTGATCCGTTAA
- a CDS encoding DUF2955 domain-containing protein, with product MSGRVKSFYRDLMEHTPLLRCVFGVTLALVGSTTLGYMIPHMTAIFALILLAPEKKPLGLKTEVIVVFGLGVLGFFGSIIGKHLIDYPLVVLPILGLSIFWSFRLVKIPEAIRLLFLMLAVLLPFISLKANALGSLVLSSMLFNLIMAIVVVRIAYLLFPFTQAEDSTADKKETKAFENMNLERMALNGLIVVFPVVTLVYFFDISVALITLVFIVILSFDPFIYQSKKGVAILAANVVGGLIGVLVYNLLVISPSYLLYIFLIINVAFYFAPKIYSGKPIAPIFKTSFNTFFVVMGVISTSSDNAGAMLWERLLQIGLAVIYVIVAFRVINTFNNPKILNA from the coding sequence ATGTCAGGTAGGGTGAAATCATTTTACAGGGATCTTATGGAGCACACGCCGCTACTGCGCTGTGTGTTTGGCGTTACTCTGGCGCTGGTCGGATCTACGACCTTGGGATACATGATTCCTCACATGACCGCCATCTTTGCGCTTATCCTCTTAGCTCCCGAGAAAAAACCCTTGGGGTTAAAAACCGAGGTGATCGTTGTTTTCGGTCTCGGCGTACTTGGGTTTTTTGGCAGCATCATTGGCAAGCACCTCATTGACTATCCCTTGGTGGTGCTGCCTATCTTGGGCTTATCCATTTTTTGGTCTTTTCGCTTGGTCAAAATACCCGAAGCCATCCGCTTGCTGTTTTTGATGTTGGCCGTTTTACTGCCTTTTATCAGCCTTAAGGCGAATGCGCTGGGAAGCCTTGTATTGTCATCCATGCTGTTCAATTTGATCATGGCCATCGTGGTCGTGCGCATTGCCTACCTGCTCTTCCCCTTCACGCAAGCTGAGGACTCCACAGCCGACAAGAAAGAGACCAAGGCTTTTGAAAACATGAACTTGGAGCGAATGGCATTGAACGGCCTGATCGTCGTTTTTCCCGTGGTCACCTTGGTTTACTTCTTCGATATCTCGGTGGCCTTGATCACGCTGGTATTTATTGTCATACTCAGCTTCGACCCCTTCATTTATCAATCGAAAAAAGGAGTAGCCATCTTAGCGGCCAATGTCGTTGGCGGATTGATCGGGGTGCTGGTGTACAATCTCTTGGTCATTAGTCCGAGTTATTTGCTGTACATCTTCTTGATCATCAATGTGGCTTTTTACTTTGCCCCCAAGATTTATTCGGGCAAGCCAATCGCTCCCATCTTTAAGACCAGCTTCAATACCTTTTTTGTGGTGATGGGTGTCATATCCACTTCATCAGACAATGCAGGCGCGATGCTTTGGGAACGTCTCCTGCAGATCGGGCTGGCGGTTATCTACGTGATCGTTGCATTCAGAGTCATCAACACCTTCAACAATCCAAAAATTCTGAATGCCTAG
- a CDS encoding HlyD family secretion protein, translating to MAKSEKKKGQAVKKLSLLTAVLTFLLFVWYVSADRITPNTDQARVKGLLISVDPMVNGYVTQVNVGLHTSVKKGDTLFQVDPKPYEIAVAMAESDLEKVTQNITAGVSAIQSATASVSKAKVSLERATKNWTRTQKVIAQNEGALSEADKDRSEASYLNAIEQVKSTQARLDKELAALGPTDENNPDVKSVLNRLEKAQWDLEHTAIIAPSDGVIESFNVEVGYYAGAGKSMVTLISNSNLWIQADLKENNISNISIGDEVDVIFDIEPGEVFQGKVASIAYGVSTDQTNPGSLPQINSTQGWLRDPQRFPVIIEIENEAILKKLRQGSQAEIVVYTGDNWLLNFLASVRINVLSYLSYVR from the coding sequence ATGGCTAAATCGGAAAAGAAAAAGGGACAAGCCGTAAAGAAGTTGAGCCTGCTGACGGCGGTCTTGACTTTTCTGCTCTTTGTGTGGTACGTCTCCGCCGACAGGATTACTCCCAATACAGATCAGGCGAGAGTCAAAGGACTATTGATCTCCGTTGATCCCATGGTGAATGGATACGTGACTCAGGTCAATGTAGGCTTACACACTTCCGTAAAAAAGGGAGACACGCTGTTTCAAGTCGACCCAAAGCCCTATGAAATTGCGGTAGCAATGGCAGAAAGCGATCTTGAAAAAGTCACCCAAAACATTACTGCCGGGGTATCTGCCATACAATCGGCTACGGCATCGGTCAGCAAAGCAAAGGTCTCGCTGGAAAGAGCCACAAAAAACTGGACACGTACGCAGAAAGTGATCGCCCAAAACGAAGGCGCCCTTTCCGAAGCAGATAAAGACCGGTCGGAAGCATCGTATCTAAACGCGATCGAACAGGTAAAGTCGACGCAAGCCAGACTGGACAAGGAGCTGGCCGCCCTCGGCCCTACCGATGAGAACAATCCCGATGTAAAATCGGTGCTGAATAGATTGGAAAAAGCCCAATGGGACCTCGAGCATACCGCTATCATCGCCCCATCTGATGGTGTGATTGAAAGCTTCAATGTGGAAGTCGGGTATTATGCCGGTGCGGGAAAATCGATGGTGACCTTGATTTCGAACAGCAACCTCTGGATTCAAGCCGACTTGAAGGAAAACAACATCTCCAACATTTCCATCGGCGATGAAGTGGACGTGATATTTGACATTGAGCCCGGAGAGGTCTTTCAGGGAAAAGTAGCGAGCATCGCCTATGGTGTGAGCACGGATCAAACAAACCCCGGAAGTCTACCACAGATCAACTCCACGCAGGGATGGCTGAGAGACCCGCAGCGCTTTCCCGTGATTATCGAAATAGAAAACGAGGCCATTCTAAAGAAACTAAGGCAAGGGAGTCAGGCCGAAATAGTGGTGTACACGGGCGACAACTGGTTGCTCAACTTTCTGGCAAGCGTCCGCATCAATGTGCTATCATACTTATCTTATGTCAGGTAG
- a CDS encoding potassium channel family protein: MLFYILCISFIIITINLLIQGFGNVIWIRKIAVSKSENQAVTNGAIVRVLILSMMFFTLIHAIHALVWATCYYLIPETSGQFESFTEAVYFSMVTFTTLGYGEITLVSDWRLLSGLEAINGIMLIGWSTAMMYSLIQNIYKKIKVV; this comes from the coding sequence ATGCTTTTCTACATTCTATGCATCAGCTTCATCATCATTACCATCAACCTGTTGATTCAGGGTTTTGGGAATGTAATCTGGATTAGAAAAATCGCAGTATCCAAAAGCGAAAATCAAGCGGTGACGAATGGGGCAATTGTCAGAGTGCTAATCTTGTCCATGATGTTTTTTACACTCATTCATGCCATCCACGCCTTGGTATGGGCGACTTGTTATTACCTTATACCCGAAACCTCAGGTCAGTTTGAAAGCTTCACGGAAGCCGTCTATTTTTCAATGGTGACTTTTACCACCCTGGGTTATGGTGAAATTACATTGGTATCAGATTGGCGCTTGCTCTCGGGATTAGAAGCCATCAATGGAATCATGCTGATAGGCTGGTCTACGGCCATGATGTATTCGCTCATTCAGAATATCTACAAGAAAATAAAAGTGGTATAA
- a CDS encoding helix-turn-helix domain-containing protein, translating into MPWKVSTTMEQKIEFICEWRTGKYTITELCRSFEISRPTAYRLIDRFEKLGFEGLKEQSRSPQNHPNSTPENIVESILKLKGKHKLWGAKKIRILLFNEFTEEQIPSVVTVHNILKKNSLVCPQKRMRRVKPIFPIFDPKKCNEVWSADYKGKFLMGNKIYCHPLTIADSKSRFFVYRKRSLSRKYKVSKGRV; encoded by the coding sequence ATGCCTTGGAAAGTAAGTACAACAATGGAACAAAAGATTGAATTTATCTGTGAATGGCGTACGGGAAAGTATACGATCACAGAACTATGTCGGAGCTTTGAGATCTCCAGGCCAACCGCTTATCGACTCATTGATCGGTTCGAAAAATTGGGATTTGAAGGTCTCAAAGAGCAGTCGCGATCTCCTCAAAATCATCCTAATTCTACACCTGAAAATATTGTAGAAAGTATCCTTAAGCTCAAAGGAAAACACAAGCTCTGGGGAGCGAAGAAAATCCGCATTTTGTTGTTTAACGAGTTTACTGAGGAACAAATCCCATCGGTGGTCACGGTACATAATATCCTCAAGAAAAATAGCCTGGTGTGCCCGCAAAAAAGAATGCGAAGAGTCAAGCCGATCTTTCCCATATTCGATCCAAAAAAGTGCAATGAAGTTTGGAGTGCTGACTACAAAGGAAAGTTCTTAATGGGTAACAAAATCTACTGCCATCCACTCACCATTGCAGACTCTAAAAGCCGTTTTTTTGTTTACCGCAAAAGGTCATTATCACGAAAATATAAAGTCAGCAAAGGCAGAGTTTAA
- a CDS encoding type II toxin-antitoxin system RelE/ParE family toxin, with translation MAKRAVVWTRTADIQFVGILQFWVEKNKSNSYSKRLMSLVSDRTKQIAKNPFLYKSADFKDTRVASLGHFSIYYKVFDDRIIVTAFWDNRQDPKKLLNILKNK, from the coding sequence ATGGCTAAACGGGCAGTAGTTTGGACGAGAACTGCGGACATTCAATTTGTCGGAATTCTTCAATTCTGGGTCGAAAAGAATAAATCTAATTCATACTCCAAAAGGCTGATGAGTTTGGTATCCGACCGAACGAAGCAAATAGCCAAGAACCCATTTCTGTATAAATCAGCGGACTTCAAGGATACGCGTGTCGCATCACTCGGACATTTCAGTATCTACTACAAAGTATTCGATGACAGAATAATCGTGACAGCATTTTGGGACAACCGTCAAGACCCTAAAAAACTACTTAACATCCTGAAAAATAAATAA